The Phycisphaerae bacterium genome has a segment encoding these proteins:
- a CDS encoding isoprenyl transferase: MPEPPLDPRLELGLDRRRLPRHIAIIMDGNGRWANQRNLPRIRGHIEGAANVRETITYCARLQIEALTLYSFSAENWKRPPDEVNALMDLYADYLVKERPTIMENNVRLIQIGRRQGLPDKVLAELDITQQMSAANTGLKLCLAINYSSRNEIVDAVRAVARRVQTGELRPEDIDEATIANSLYTTGVPDPDLLIRTAGEMRVSNFLLWQISYTELYVCDVLWPDFKKQHLADAIRAFAARERRYGAVTRDISNHR; this comes from the coding sequence ATGCCTGAGCCGCCATTGGACCCGCGATTGGAACTGGGCCTCGACCGCCGCCGGCTTCCCCGCCACATCGCCATCATCATGGACGGTAACGGCCGGTGGGCCAACCAGCGAAACCTCCCCCGCATCCGCGGCCACATCGAAGGTGCTGCCAACGTCCGCGAGACCATTACCTACTGCGCACGCCTCCAGATCGAGGCCCTGACGCTCTACAGCTTCAGCGCCGAAAACTGGAAACGCCCTCCCGACGAGGTCAACGCCCTCATGGACCTCTATGCGGACTACCTCGTCAAGGAACGACCCACGATCATGGAAAACAACGTCCGCCTGATACAGATCGGGCGCCGCCAGGGACTGCCGGACAAGGTGCTGGCCGAGCTGGATATCACCCAGCAGATGAGTGCCGCCAATACCGGCCTTAAGCTCTGCCTGGCGATCAACTACAGCTCGCGCAACGAGATCGTCGACGCGGTCCGGGCCGTCGCCCGCAGGGTCCAGACCGGCGAATTGAGGCCCGAGGATATCGACGAAGCCACGATCGCCAACTCGCTTTACACCACCGGCGTGCCCGACCCCGACCTGCTCATCCGCACCGCCGGCGAGATGCGAGTCAGCAACTTTCTGCTCTGGCAGATCAGTTATACCGAACTCTATGTCTGCGACGTCCTCTGGCCCGACTTCAAAAAGCAACACCTCGCCGATGCCATCCGCGCTTTCGCCGCCCGCGAACGCCGCTATGGCGCCGTCACCCGCGACATCTCCAACCACCGCTGA